One genomic segment of Actinoplanes ianthinogenes includes these proteins:
- the rpmF gene encoding 50S ribosomal protein L32, with protein MAVPKRKMSRSNTRSRRANWKATAVSTVACPQCKSPKLPHAACSVCGTYNGRQVLEV; from the coding sequence GTGGCCGTCCCCAAGCGCAAGATGTCGCGCAGCAACACCCGCTCGCGCCGGGCGAACTGGAAGGCGACCGCGGTCTCGACCGTGGCCTGCCCCCAGTGCAAGTCGCCGAAGCTGCCGCACGCCGCCTGCTCGGTCTGCGGCACCTACAACGGCCGTCAGGTCCTCGAGGTCTGA
- a CDS encoding YceD family protein, protein MPKSPQRHLDPRQPLVVDTTKLPRQPGATRALKRVAAAPADLGLELISVPEGSDLELDLTLTSVSEGVYVSGTVRGSLSGECGRCLNEIDESFEVSLGEMFAYEDSTTEETTDEDEVGRMQGDLIDLEPVVRDAVVLTLPTNPLCRTDCPGLCPECGVHFDDLPADHSHEEVDPRWAALRNLPSNEE, encoded by the coding sequence ATGCCCAAGTCACCGCAGAGACACCTGGACCCCAGGCAGCCGCTGGTCGTCGACACGACGAAACTACCCCGGCAGCCTGGTGCGACGCGTGCCCTGAAACGGGTGGCGGCGGCGCCGGCGGACCTCGGCCTGGAGTTGATCTCGGTCCCCGAGGGATCCGACCTCGAGCTCGATCTGACGCTCACGTCGGTTTCCGAAGGGGTCTATGTCAGCGGCACCGTGCGCGGCTCGCTCAGCGGCGAGTGCGGCCGGTGCCTCAACGAGATCGACGAGTCGTTCGAGGTGTCCCTCGGGGAGATGTTCGCCTACGAGGACAGCACCACGGAGGAGACCACCGACGAGGACGAGGTGGGCCGGATGCAGGGCGACCTGATCGACCTGGAGCCGGTGGTGCGGGACGCGGTGGTGCTGACCCTGCCGACCAACCCGCTCTGCCGGACGGACTGCCCAGGGTTGTGCCCCGAGTGCGGGGTGCACTTCGACGACCTTCCGGCTGATCACAGCCATGAGGAAGTCGACCCCCGCTGGGCCGCTTTGCGCAATCTTCCGAGTAATGAGGAGTAG
- the coaD gene encoding pantetheine-phosphate adenylyltransferase: MRRAVCPGSFDPVTNGHLDIVGRASRLFDEVIVGVLINQSKSGLFAIEERLEMLSEVTAPYKNVRVMAFHGLLVDFCRDQGAAVVVKGIRAVSDFDYELQMAQMNIGLSGVETLFMPTNPLYSFLSSSLVKDVVKWGGDASAYLPDPVLARLVNRLKQN; the protein is encoded by the coding sequence ATGAGACGAGCGGTGTGCCCCGGCTCCTTCGACCCGGTCACGAACGGTCACCTCGACATCGTCGGGCGGGCCAGCCGGCTGTTCGACGAGGTGATCGTCGGAGTTCTGATCAACCAGTCGAAGTCCGGGCTGTTCGCCATCGAGGAACGGCTCGAGATGCTCAGCGAGGTGACCGCGCCGTACAAGAATGTGCGCGTGATGGCCTTTCACGGGCTGCTGGTCGACTTCTGCCGGGACCAGGGCGCCGCTGTCGTGGTCAAAGGAATACGCGCGGTGAGCGACTTCGACTACGAGTTGCAGATGGCGCAGATGAATATCGGGCTCTCCGGTGTGGAGACGTTGTTCATGCCGACCAACCCGCTCTATTCGTTCCTGTCTTCCAGTCTGGTCAAAGACGTGGTCAAGTGGGGTGGCGACGCTTCGGCGTACCTTCCGGACCCGGTGCTGGCCCGGCTGGTGAACAGGCTGAAGCAGAATTAG
- the rsmD gene encoding 16S rRNA (guanine(966)-N(2))-methyltransferase RsmD has protein sequence MTRIIAGAHGGRRLQTLFGANTRPTSDRVREAFFSALDSMTDLSGARFADLYAGSGAIGLEALSRGADHALLVESDAKAARVIRENVAMLKVAGSARLVTSKVLPVLADPPAGGPYDVVFADPPYALGGDEVDAVQQALLAGGWLAPDAVVVFERSRRTGPLTWVDGLTEDRSRRYGDTTLWYGRRS, from the coding sequence ATGACCAGGATCATCGCGGGCGCCCACGGCGGCCGGCGGCTGCAGACCCTGTTCGGGGCGAACACCCGGCCCACATCGGACCGGGTGCGGGAGGCGTTCTTCAGCGCCCTCGACTCGATGACCGATCTGTCCGGTGCGCGGTTCGCTGACCTGTACGCCGGATCCGGCGCGATCGGTCTGGAGGCGTTGTCCCGCGGGGCGGATCACGCTCTTCTGGTCGAATCGGACGCCAAGGCGGCCCGGGTGATCCGGGAGAACGTCGCGATGCTCAAAGTGGCCGGCTCGGCACGCTTGGTCACCTCGAAGGTGTTGCCGGTGCTCGCCGATCCCCCGGCCGGGGGGCCGTACGACGTGGTCTTCGCCGACCCGCCCTACGCGCTGGGTGGCGACGAGGTCGACGCTGTGCAACAGGCGCTGCTGGCCGGCGGCTGGCTGGCGCCGGACGCCGTCGTGGTGTTCGAGAGGTCCCGCCGGACAGGACCGCTGACCTGGGTGGACGGGCTCACCGAGGATCGCTCCCGCCGCTACGGGGACACCACTCTTTGGTACGGTCGCCGATCATGA
- a CDS encoding cell wall anchor protein, producing the protein MKIKSTLRRTATLLAGAVVGLTGVVAIAAPASAHDAWVTGAAQCGTDGKNVVKWTLTNDYKTDATISNLQITAGGTAPVDANGHELTSGFVLPAAQHNHFGEAVFTQTFDSGTEVELSFTASWPQDGYTESTPNNKAKVQLKQGCTPPAPTCETNPPKFTHTFALVDGKWKSTVKLDATTRLCHDEPVTLVSYFTPQPNDKNGDNWPQYEYQSQTKTISDKESSVDLEVEAPDCNTQVDLFFGDKVITPMTKDGARYGDTKLGSKSGLGGRSTGPQGWYNGGGKACTTPAVAPVSSCTGDLTLNLSNNGKFGKYDVTFTVKYGNETKTVTVAAGKADTLTIPAGSGDVTVSAPGLEEKKYSWTRPEDCAPPAVTIQNDCTNVTVVIDNPKDVTPVTAKVTYGDETKTVTVKADSEEKATFKLTEAKFATVAFEGLKLEPLKVAVKDIECGTPSATPSASVSTTPVASDEPSLPVTGAAAGSIAGIAVLLLGGGVAMFFIARRRKTKFTA; encoded by the coding sequence GTGAAAATCAAGTCAACGCTTCGCCGCACCGCGACCCTCCTCGCGGGTGCGGTGGTCGGCCTGACGGGTGTCGTGGCCATCGCCGCCCCCGCCAGCGCTCACGACGCTTGGGTCACCGGTGCCGCCCAGTGCGGCACGGACGGCAAGAACGTCGTCAAGTGGACCCTCACCAACGACTACAAGACCGACGCGACGATCAGCAACCTGCAGATCACCGCCGGTGGCACCGCCCCCGTCGACGCCAACGGTCACGAGCTCACCAGCGGCTTCGTGCTGCCGGCCGCCCAGCACAACCACTTCGGCGAGGCCGTCTTCACCCAGACGTTCGACAGCGGCACCGAGGTCGAGCTCTCCTTCACCGCGTCGTGGCCGCAGGACGGCTACACCGAGTCCACGCCGAACAACAAGGCCAAGGTTCAGCTGAAGCAGGGCTGCACCCCGCCGGCGCCCACCTGCGAGACCAACCCGCCGAAGTTCACTCACACCTTCGCGCTGGTCGACGGCAAGTGGAAGTCCACGGTGAAGCTGGACGCGACGACGCGGCTCTGCCACGACGAGCCGGTCACCCTGGTCTCGTACTTCACGCCGCAGCCGAACGACAAGAACGGCGACAACTGGCCGCAGTACGAGTACCAGAGCCAGACCAAGACCATCTCCGACAAGGAGAGCTCGGTCGACCTCGAGGTCGAGGCGCCCGACTGCAACACCCAGGTCGACCTGTTCTTCGGTGACAAGGTCATCACGCCGATGACCAAGGATGGCGCCCGCTACGGCGACACCAAGCTGGGCAGCAAGTCCGGCCTCGGCGGCCGCTCCACGGGCCCGCAGGGCTGGTACAACGGCGGCGGCAAGGCCTGCACCACGCCGGCCGTCGCGCCCGTCTCGTCCTGCACCGGCGACCTGACGCTGAACCTGAGCAACAACGGCAAGTTCGGCAAGTACGACGTCACCTTCACCGTCAAGTACGGCAACGAGACCAAGACCGTGACCGTCGCCGCCGGCAAGGCCGACACCCTCACCATCCCGGCCGGCTCCGGTGACGTCACCGTCAGCGCCCCGGGCCTGGAGGAGAAGAAGTACAGCTGGACGCGTCCCGAGGACTGCGCCCCGCCGGCCGTCACCATCCAGAACGACTGCACCAACGTCACCGTCGTCATCGACAACCCGAAGGACGTCACCCCGGTGACCGCCAAGGTGACCTACGGCGACGAGACCAAGACCGTCACGGTCAAGGCCGACTCCGAGGAGAAGGCGACCTTCAAGCTGACCGAGGCCAAGTTCGCCACGGTCGCCTTCGAGGGCCTCAAGCTGGAGCCGCTGAAGGTCGCGGTCAAGGACATCGAGTGTGGCACCCCGAGCGCCACCCCGAGCGCGTCCGTCTCCACCACCCCGGTGGCGAGCGACGAGCCGTCCCTGCCGGTGACCGGTGCGGCGGCCGGCAGCATCGCGGGTATCGCGGTCCTGCTGCTCGGTGGCGGTGTGGCGATGTTCTTCATCGCCCGTCGTCGCAAGACCAAGTTCACCGCCTGA
- the recG gene encoding ATP-dependent DNA helicase RecG has protein sequence MTTTDTPLDKVLGAKTAKALAEYLELHTAGDLIYHFPRRYDERGEHTDLRQLEVGEQVTVLAQVQGIAVKPMRARKGNMLEVTIGDGSGATLTCTFFNQAWRERELLRGRWGLFAGKVTEFRGKRQLNGPAYQLLKADATQDEAAEEIEEFAGALIPVYPAAEKVPTWVIAKCVRTLLDTFQPPDDPMPGSVRAKRNLVGIGTALREIHRPSSEAALYAAKHRLKWDEAFAVQLTLAQRRARAAAAPGTARPRRDGGLLDKFDAALPYELTEGQASVGEEIAADLSRAHPMHRLLQGEVGSGKTLVSVRAMLQVVDAGGQAALLAPTEVLATQHFRGISAQLGALGRAGELDGDLDGTQLTLVTGSLGAAARRAALAKVADGTAGIVVGTHALLYEGVDFKDLGLIVVDEQHRFGVEQRDALRAKAARPPHVLVMTATPIPRTVAMTVYGDLETSVLSQLPRGRSPIASHVVPALEKPAYLDRAWKRVKEEVAAGHQAYVVCPRIGEDEESPLSDTDGESARRPPLAVTEVLPALQQEYLKGLRIEMLHGKMPPDEKDAVMRRFAAGEVDVLVATTVIEVGVDVPNSTVMIIMDADRFGVSQLHQLRGRVGRGSAPGICLLHTEAVEGSAARERLDAVASTTDGFKLSEIDLEQRREGDVLGASQSGKHSHLRLLSLLRDEKLIKEARVEAAELVGDDPDLAGHPALAASVAALVDEDRAEYLEKG, from the coding sequence ATGACCACGACCGACACCCCGCTGGACAAGGTGCTCGGCGCCAAGACGGCCAAGGCTCTCGCGGAGTACCTGGAGCTGCACACGGCGGGCGACCTGATCTATCACTTCCCCCGGCGCTACGACGAGCGTGGCGAGCACACCGACCTGCGTCAGCTGGAGGTCGGCGAGCAGGTCACCGTGCTGGCCCAGGTGCAGGGGATCGCCGTCAAGCCGATGCGGGCGCGCAAGGGCAACATGCTGGAGGTGACCATCGGCGACGGCTCCGGGGCCACCCTCACCTGCACGTTCTTCAACCAGGCGTGGCGCGAGCGGGAGCTGCTGCGCGGCCGGTGGGGCCTGTTCGCCGGCAAGGTCACCGAGTTCCGCGGCAAGCGGCAGCTCAACGGCCCGGCCTATCAGCTGCTCAAGGCGGACGCCACGCAGGACGAGGCGGCCGAGGAGATCGAGGAGTTCGCCGGCGCGCTGATCCCGGTCTACCCGGCCGCGGAGAAGGTGCCGACCTGGGTGATCGCCAAGTGTGTGCGGACCCTGCTGGACACCTTCCAGCCGCCGGACGATCCGATGCCCGGCTCGGTGCGGGCGAAACGCAACCTGGTCGGGATCGGCACCGCGCTGCGGGAGATCCACCGGCCCAGCTCCGAGGCCGCGCTCTACGCGGCGAAACACCGGCTGAAGTGGGACGAGGCGTTCGCCGTCCAGCTCACCCTGGCCCAGCGCCGGGCGCGTGCCGCGGCCGCTCCGGGGACCGCCCGGCCGCGGCGTGACGGTGGCCTGCTGGACAAGTTCGACGCGGCCCTGCCGTACGAGCTGACCGAGGGGCAGGCGTCGGTCGGGGAGGAGATCGCCGCCGACCTGTCCCGGGCGCACCCGATGCACCGGCTGCTCCAGGGCGAGGTGGGCTCCGGCAAGACGCTGGTCTCGGTGCGCGCCATGCTCCAGGTGGTCGACGCCGGCGGCCAGGCCGCCCTGCTCGCGCCCACCGAGGTCCTGGCCACCCAGCACTTCCGGGGGATCAGCGCCCAGCTCGGCGCGCTGGGCCGGGCCGGTGAGCTGGACGGTGACCTCGACGGCACCCAGCTGACGCTGGTCACCGGCTCACTGGGCGCGGCCGCCCGGCGTGCGGCCCTGGCCAAGGTCGCCGACGGGACCGCCGGGATCGTGGTGGGCACGCACGCTCTGCTCTACGAGGGGGTCGACTTCAAGGATCTCGGCCTGATCGTGGTCGACGAGCAGCACCGCTTCGGTGTGGAGCAGCGGGACGCGCTGCGCGCCAAGGCCGCCCGCCCGCCACACGTGCTGGTGATGACCGCGACACCGATCCCGCGGACGGTGGCGATGACCGTGTACGGCGACCTGGAGACGTCGGTGCTCTCCCAGTTGCCGCGCGGCCGGTCGCCGATCGCCTCGCACGTGGTCCCAGCCCTGGAGAAACCGGCCTACCTCGATCGCGCCTGGAAACGGGTGAAGGAGGAGGTGGCGGCCGGCCACCAGGCCTACGTGGTGTGCCCGCGGATCGGCGAGGACGAGGAGTCGCCACTCTCGGACACGGACGGCGAGTCCGCCCGCCGCCCGCCGCTGGCCGTCACCGAGGTGCTTCCCGCGCTCCAGCAGGAGTATCTGAAGGGCCTGCGGATCGAGATGCTGCACGGCAAGATGCCGCCGGACGAGAAGGACGCGGTGATGCGCCGGTTCGCCGCCGGCGAGGTGGACGTGCTGGTGGCCACCACGGTGATCGAGGTCGGCGTCGACGTGCCGAACTCCACCGTCATGATCATCATGGATGCCGACCGGTTCGGCGTGTCCCAGCTGCACCAGCTGCGCGGCCGGGTGGGCCGGGGCTCGGCGCCCGGCATCTGCCTGCTGCACACCGAGGCCGTGGAGGGCTCGGCGGCCCGCGAGCGGCTGGACGCGGTCGCCTCCACCACGGACGGCTTCAAGCTCTCCGAGATCGACCTGGAACAGCGGCGGGAGGGTGACGTGCTGGGCGCCTCGCAGTCCGGCAAGCACTCGCACCTGCGGCTGCTCTCGCTGCTCCGCGACGAGAAACTGATCAAGGAGGCCCGGGTCGAGGCGGCCGAGCTGGTCGGCGACGACCCCGACCTGGCCGGGCATCCGGCGCTGGCCGCCTCGGTGGCGGCGCTGGTCGACGAGGACCGCGCGGAGTACCTGGAGAAGGGCTGA
- a CDS encoding DAK2 domain-containing protein — MLETLDAAAVHRWCDGGLEALRAHQREIDDLNVYPVPDGDTGTNLVLTLTAAQEAVASALHEEPRTPLGRLMARMARGALLGARGNSGVIVSQILRGMADSFASAVAVRGAELARALREATDAAYAAVARPVEGTVLSVVAAAAEGAGKTRSDNLVTVARAAARAAAEALDRTPQQLPVLARAGVVDAGGRGLCVLLDALVDTVEEAEFEPSAPPAVASVPALAPEPAESDCAGQGYEVQFLVDAEATAVDRLRETLAGLGESLVIVGTGDDGGDGLPTWNVHVHVPVAAIGPAVEAGVTAGRPYKISVTHLAEKRPGTEARGAVVVAAGDGLTALFEAEGAVVVGRNPSTAEMLAAVHACGAASVVLLPNDANTHAVAIAAAREAEAAGVHVSVVPTRSPVQALAALAVRDHGRPFADDVIAMAEAAGACRYGEVCTAQRDALTVAGPCRAGDLLGLVDGEVHVIGTDLGDVSHRLLDRMLGGGGELVTLVLGADASPELEGDLRGHVHRTWPFIELQCYAGGQPRYHLLAGVE, encoded by the coding sequence GTGCTGGAGACCCTCGATGCCGCCGCTGTGCACCGCTGGTGCGACGGTGGGCTGGAGGCGCTCCGTGCCCACCAGCGTGAGATCGACGACCTGAACGTCTACCCCGTCCCCGACGGCGACACCGGCACCAACCTGGTGCTCACCCTGACCGCGGCCCAGGAGGCGGTGGCGTCGGCCCTGCACGAGGAGCCGCGCACCCCGCTCGGCCGGCTGATGGCCCGGATGGCCCGCGGCGCCCTGCTCGGCGCCCGGGGCAACTCGGGGGTCATCGTCTCGCAGATCCTGCGCGGCATGGCCGACTCGTTCGCCAGCGCGGTCGCGGTCCGCGGCGCCGAGCTGGCCCGCGCGCTGCGCGAGGCCACCGACGCGGCCTATGCCGCGGTGGCCCGGCCGGTCGAGGGCACGGTGCTCTCCGTGGTCGCGGCCGCGGCCGAGGGCGCCGGCAAGACCAGATCCGACAATCTGGTCACGGTTGCCAGGGCGGCGGCCAGGGCCGCCGCGGAGGCCCTCGACCGTACGCCGCAGCAGCTCCCCGTCCTGGCCCGGGCCGGGGTGGTGGATGCCGGCGGTCGCGGGCTCTGCGTGCTTCTCGACGCACTGGTCGACACCGTGGAGGAGGCCGAGTTCGAGCCGTCCGCGCCGCCCGCCGTCGCGTCCGTGCCCGCGCTCGCTCCGGAGCCGGCCGAGAGCGACTGCGCGGGGCAGGGCTACGAGGTGCAGTTCCTGGTCGACGCGGAGGCCACCGCGGTCGACCGGCTCCGGGAGACGCTGGCCGGCCTGGGCGAGTCGCTCGTGATCGTCGGCACCGGCGACGACGGCGGCGACGGCCTCCCGACGTGGAACGTGCACGTCCACGTTCCCGTCGCGGCGATCGGCCCGGCTGTCGAGGCGGGCGTCACAGCCGGCCGGCCGTACAAGATAAGCGTCACCCACCTCGCGGAGAAGCGGCCCGGCACCGAGGCGCGCGGCGCCGTCGTGGTCGCCGCCGGCGACGGGCTGACCGCGCTCTTCGAGGCCGAGGGCGCCGTGGTGGTCGGCCGCAACCCGTCCACCGCCGAGATGCTGGCCGCCGTGCACGCCTGCGGCGCCGCCTCGGTGGTCCTGTTGCCCAACGACGCGAACACGCACGCCGTGGCGATCGCCGCGGCCCGCGAGGCGGAGGCGGCCGGGGTGCACGTCAGCGTGGTGCCGACCCGCTCCCCGGTGCAGGCCCTGGCCGCGCTCGCGGTGCGCGACCACGGCCGCCCGTTCGCCGACGACGTGATCGCGATGGCCGAGGCGGCCGGCGCCTGTCGATACGGCGAGGTCTGCACCGCCCAGCGCGACGCGCTGACGGTCGCCGGCCCGTGCCGGGCCGGCGACCTGCTCGGCCTGGTCGACGGCGAGGTGCACGTGATCGGCACCGACCTCGGCGACGTCAGCCACCGCCTGCTGGACCGGATGCTCGGCGGCGGCGGCGAGCTGGTCACCCTGGTCCTCGGCGCCGACGCGTCCCCCGAGCTGGAGGGCGACCTGCGCGGTCACGTGCACCGCACCTGGCCGTTCATCGAGTTGCAGTGCTACGCGGGCGGACAACCCCGTTACCACCTGTTGGCAGGAGTCGAATGA
- the rpmB gene encoding 50S ribosomal protein L28, translated as MASVCDVCGKGPGFGHNVSFSHRRTNRRWNPNIQSVRTPAGGGTTKKLKVCTSCIKAGKVSRA; from the coding sequence GTGGCTAGCGTGTGCGACGTCTGTGGCAAGGGACCGGGCTTCGGCCACAACGTGTCCTTCTCGCACCGGCGGACCAACCGCCGCTGGAACCCGAACATCCAGTCGGTGCGCACCCCGGCCGGTGGCGGGACCACCAAGAAGCTGAAGGTCTGCACCTCGTGCATCAAGGCGGGCAAGGTTTCCCGCGCCTGA
- a CDS encoding GNAT family N-acetyltransferase — protein sequence MVEFKIRSARYDEPEVTELVAHNMRDLSERYGGTSDATPIDVADFLPPDGDFLVAVRVADGRLVASAGWRRHGSDAELKRMFTLAEARGRGLARRMLAAIEESARAAGCGRVILETGDKQPEAIALYESAGYERIEDFGYYKGYAGVLSYAKKI from the coding sequence GTGGTTGAGTTCAAGATCAGATCGGCTCGGTACGACGAGCCGGAGGTGACGGAGCTGGTCGCGCACAACATGCGTGACCTCTCCGAGCGGTACGGCGGCACCAGCGACGCCACCCCGATCGACGTGGCCGATTTCCTCCCGCCGGACGGCGACTTCCTGGTGGCCGTCCGGGTGGCCGACGGCCGCCTGGTGGCCAGCGCGGGATGGCGGCGGCACGGCTCGGACGCCGAGCTGAAGCGGATGTTCACGCTGGCCGAGGCGCGGGGCCGGGGACTGGCCCGGCGGATGCTGGCCGCGATCGAGGAGTCCGCGCGGGCGGCCGGCTGCGGGCGGGTCATCCTGGAGACCGGGGACAAGCAGCCCGAGGCGATCGCGCTCTACGAGTCCGCCGGATACGAGCGGATCGAGGACTTCGGGTATTACAAGGGTTATGCGGGCGTGCTGTCGTACGCCAAGAAGATCTGA
- a CDS encoding thiamine-phosphate kinase: MSIAESGEFGLIGRIVSRLDTGSATLLGPGDDAAVVRAADGRVVASTDVLVEGRHFRRDWCGPADVGHRAAAANLADIAAMGATPTALLVAFCLPANLDIAWAEGLADGLTAEAALCGAAVVGGDMSSSPTLTVSVTALGDLGGREPVRRGGAQPGDLLALSGRVGYAAAGYTILSRGFRTPKILVEAYRRPVVRYAAGPEAARLGATSMIDVSDGLLQDVGHLATASLVGIDIRSDAFEVPDQMRDAATALGVDPYQWLLAGGEDHPLAATFPAGTPLPEGWTVIGSVHDGAGVTVDRKPWTGAVGWDHFR; this comes from the coding sequence GTGAGTATCGCAGAGTCCGGTGAATTCGGACTGATAGGTCGAATCGTGTCACGACTGGATACGGGATCGGCCACCCTGCTCGGCCCGGGTGACGACGCCGCCGTGGTACGCGCGGCCGACGGCCGGGTGGTGGCCTCCACCGACGTGCTCGTGGAGGGCCGCCACTTCCGCCGGGACTGGTGCGGGCCGGCCGACGTCGGGCACCGGGCCGCCGCGGCGAACCTGGCCGACATCGCGGCGATGGGCGCCACCCCGACCGCGTTGCTGGTCGCCTTCTGCCTCCCGGCGAACCTGGACATCGCCTGGGCCGAGGGGCTGGCGGACGGGCTGACCGCGGAGGCCGCGCTCTGCGGGGCGGCGGTGGTCGGCGGGGACATGTCGTCCAGCCCGACGCTGACCGTCTCGGTGACCGCGCTGGGCGACCTGGGCGGCCGGGAGCCGGTGCGCCGGGGCGGCGCCCAGCCGGGCGACCTGCTCGCGCTCAGCGGGCGGGTCGGGTACGCCGCGGCCGGCTACACCATCCTGTCGCGGGGCTTCCGGACGCCGAAGATACTGGTCGAGGCGTATCGGCGGCCGGTCGTGCGGTACGCGGCCGGCCCGGAGGCGGCCCGGCTCGGCGCCACCTCGATGATCGACGTGTCGGACGGCCTGCTCCAGGACGTCGGGCACCTGGCGACCGCCAGCCTGGTCGGCATCGACATCCGGTCGGACGCCTTCGAGGTGCCCGACCAGATGCGGGACGCGGCCACCGCGCTCGGGGTGGATCCGTACCAGTGGCTGCTCGCCGGTGGCGAGGATCACCCGCTGGCGGCCACCTTCCCGGCCGGGACGCCGCTGCCGGAGGGCTGGACCGTGATCGGCTCGGTGCACGACGGTGCCGGGGTGACGGTCGACCGCAAGCCCTGGACCGGGGCGGTGGGGTGGGACCACTTCCGCTGA
- a CDS encoding Lrp/AsnC family transcriptional regulator, giving the protein MVQAYILIQTEVGRARDVAAAIEKIPGVVRVDAVTGPYDVVVLTEAHTVDELGSLIVSKVQYVPGITRTLTCSVVNL; this is encoded by the coding sequence GTGGTCCAGGCATACATCCTCATTCAAACGGAGGTCGGGAGGGCCCGTGACGTGGCCGCCGCGATCGAGAAAATACCGGGAGTGGTCCGGGTCGACGCGGTGACCGGGCCGTACGACGTCGTCGTGCTGACCGAGGCGCACACCGTGGACGAGCTGGGCAGCCTGATTGTGAGCAAGGTCCAGTACGTGCCGGGTATCACCCGGACCCTCACGTGCTCCGTGGTAAACCTCTGA
- a CDS encoding DUF3515 family protein: protein MVDVDTPQGSPETGEKKPDNTTRIAAVWATAVAVPVMLIVGLVAFLVVSPDPEADPAPVASGPIAVPGTAVEVAAPTLTERSKRVCLAVTSQLPTQVRNLPARKVSAGPEQNAAFGEPPITLSCGVAQPTMCATVDDTSGTCVPLVTDVLLMNRVCWYSAESAGQTTFTTLDREVPVQVVVPTSYDNRAQWANEFSDILVETDKSITAGVPSGCKP, encoded by the coding sequence ATGGTCGACGTCGACACCCCGCAGGGCAGCCCCGAGACCGGGGAGAAGAAGCCGGACAACACCACCCGGATCGCCGCCGTCTGGGCGACCGCGGTGGCCGTGCCGGTGATGCTGATCGTGGGGCTCGTCGCGTTCCTCGTGGTCTCACCGGATCCGGAGGCCGACCCGGCGCCGGTCGCGAGCGGCCCGATCGCCGTGCCCGGCACGGCGGTCGAGGTCGCCGCCCCCACGCTCACCGAGCGGTCGAAACGGGTGTGCCTGGCGGTCACCTCGCAGCTGCCGACCCAGGTGCGCAACCTGCCGGCCCGCAAGGTCAGCGCCGGCCCGGAGCAGAACGCGGCGTTCGGCGAGCCGCCGATCACCCTGTCCTGCGGCGTCGCGCAGCCCACGATGTGCGCCACCGTGGACGACACGTCCGGGACGTGCGTGCCCCTGGTCACCGACGTCCTGCTGATGAACAGGGTGTGCTGGTACTCGGCGGAGAGCGCCGGGCAGACCACCTTCACCACGCTGGACCGTGAGGTCCCGGTGCAGGTGGTCGTGCCGACCTCCTACGACAACCGCGCCCAGTGGGCGAACGAGTTCTCCGACATCCTGGTCGAGACCGACAAGTCGATCACCGCGGGTGTGCCGAGCGGCTGCAAGCCCTAG